Proteins from a genomic interval of Chionomys nivalis chromosome 7, mChiNiv1.1, whole genome shotgun sequence:
- the Cdk5r1 gene encoding cyclin-dependent kinase 5 activator 1, translating into MGTVLSLSPSYRKATLFEDGAATVGHYTAVQNSKNAKDKNLKRHSIISVLPWKRIVAVSAKKKNSKKAQPNSSYQSNIAHLNNENLKKSLSCANLSTFAQPPPAQPPAPPASQLSGSQTGVSSSVKKAPHPAITSAGTPKRVIVQASTSELLRCLGEFLCRRCYRLKHLSPTDPVLWLRSVDRSLLLQGWQDQGFITPANVVFLYMLCRDVISSEVGSDHELQAVLLTCLYLSYSYMGNEISYPLKPFLVESCKEAFWDRCLSVINLMSSKMLQINADPHYFTQVFSDLKNESGQEDKKRLLLGLDR; encoded by the coding sequence ATGGGCACAGTGCTGTCCCTGTCCCCCAGCTATCGGAAGGCCACGCTGTTTGAGGATGGCGCGGCCACGGTGGGCCACTACACGGCCGTGCAGAACAGCAAGAACGCCAAGGACAAGAACCTGAAGCGGCACTCCATCATCTCGGTGCTGCCTTGGAAGAGGATCGTGGCAGTGTCAGCCAAGAAGAAGAACTCCAAGAAGGCGCAGCCCAACAGCAGCTACCAGAGCAACATCGCGCACCTCAACAATGAGAACCTGAAGAAGTCGCTGTCGTGCGCCAACCTGTCCACATTCGCCCAGCCCCCGCCGGCCCAGCCGCCCGCACCCCCAGCCAGCCAGCTTTCGGGCTCCCAGACTGGGGTCTCCTCTTCCGTTAAGAAGGCCCCGCACCCTGCCATCACCTCTGCAGGGACACCCAAACGGGTCATCGTCCAGGCCTCCACTAGTGAGCTGCTACGCTGCCTGGGCGAGTTTCTCTGCCGCCGGTGCTACCGCCTGAAGCACTTGTCCCCCACGGACCCCGTGCTCTGGCTGCGCAGCGTGGACCGCTCGCTGCTTCTGCAGGGCTGGCAGGACCAGGGTTTCATCACCCCGGCCAACGTGGTCTTCCTCTACATGCTCTGCAGGGATGTTATCTCCTCCGAGGTGGGCTCGGACCACGAGCTCCAGGCTGTCCTGCTGACCTGCCTGTACCTCTCCTATTCCTACATGGGCAATGAAATCTCCTACCCGCTCAAGCCCTTCCTAGTGGAGAGCTGCAAGGAAGCCTTTTGGGACCGTTGCCTCTCAGTTATCAACCTCATGAGCTCCAAGATGCTGCAGATCAATGCCGACCCACACTACTTCACACAGGTGTTCTCCGACTTGAAGAATGAGAGTGGCCAGGAGGACAAGAAGCGGCTCCTCCTGGGGCTTGATCGGTGA